The following are encoded together in the Kribbella sp. CA-293567 genome:
- a CDS encoding MFS transporter: MGSRVDDPDRTGRPAVTATPDSASATAPRPLWRNRDFALLWSGAAFSILGMRVTSIAWPLLVIFDGGSAERAGLVGFAALLPQLLVQLPAGVLVDRWDRKKVMICSDLTGLTAIASVLAALLIWQLTLPHLLIAAFLAGSASVCYQLSERAAVRAVVDPSHLSAALSQNEARSKGAGLLGQPISTVLLSFASWMPFGVTVIGHALSIATLLAIRTPFQQVRRRRRASLGSELAAGLRWMRDQKLLRSALVLISCTNIISQVLALAMILIIKESGGAVTTIGLIGVATGVGGLLGALCGSWFMARFGLSTLFVGTLVLRMLLIPSIAFFSEPWVLAAVFAAMSWAGGLMNVVGGVYQVRITPEEMQGRAASVGSLITSGANSLGPLTGGLLLGAWGTSVTVLGAAVTMAALAVLAAVAARRFGVPAQGREWQAE; the protein is encoded by the coding sequence GTGGGATCACGAGTTGACGATCCCGACCGGACCGGCCGCCCCGCCGTGACCGCCACGCCCGACTCCGCCTCCGCCACCGCGCCGCGGCCGCTGTGGCGGAACCGCGACTTCGCGCTGCTCTGGTCCGGTGCGGCGTTCTCGATCCTCGGGATGCGGGTCACCTCGATCGCCTGGCCGCTGCTGGTGATCTTCGACGGCGGCTCGGCGGAGCGGGCCGGACTGGTCGGCTTCGCCGCGCTCCTGCCCCAACTGCTGGTCCAGCTGCCGGCCGGCGTCCTGGTCGACCGCTGGGACCGCAAGAAGGTGATGATCTGCTCGGACCTGACCGGCCTGACCGCGATCGCCAGCGTCCTGGCCGCGTTGCTGATCTGGCAGCTGACCCTGCCGCACCTCCTGATCGCCGCGTTCCTCGCCGGCAGCGCATCGGTCTGCTACCAGCTCAGCGAGCGGGCCGCGGTCCGTGCCGTCGTCGACCCGTCGCATCTGTCCGCCGCGCTGTCGCAGAACGAAGCCCGCAGCAAGGGCGCCGGACTGCTGGGCCAGCCGATCTCGACCGTGCTGCTGTCGTTCGCGTCCTGGATGCCGTTCGGCGTCACCGTGATCGGCCACGCCCTCTCGATCGCCACCCTGCTGGCGATCCGGACCCCCTTCCAGCAGGTGCGCCGCCGCCGGCGCGCGAGCCTCGGCAGCGAACTGGCCGCGGGACTGCGCTGGATGCGCGACCAGAAACTGCTCCGCAGCGCGCTGGTGCTGATCTCCTGCACGAACATCATCAGCCAGGTGCTGGCGCTCGCGATGATCCTGATCATCAAGGAGAGCGGGGGAGCGGTCACCACGATCGGCCTGATCGGCGTCGCCACCGGCGTCGGCGGGCTGCTCGGCGCGCTGTGCGGATCCTGGTTCATGGCTCGGTTCGGGCTGAGCACGCTGTTCGTCGGCACCCTCGTCCTGCGGATGCTGCTGATCCCCTCGATCGCGTTCTTCTCCGAGCCGTGGGTGCTGGCGGCGGTGTTCGCCGCGATGAGCTGGGCCGGCGGGCTGATGAACGTGGTCGGCGGCGTCTACCAGGTCCGGATCACGCCCGAGGAGATGCAGGGGCGGGCGGCCAGTGTCGGTTCGCTGATCACGTCGGGCGCGAACTCGCTCGGCCCGCTGACCGGAGGCCTGTTGCTGGGCGCCTGGGGGACCAGCGTGACCGTGCTCGGCGCGGCCGTGACGATGGCGGCCCTGGCGGTGCTGGCCGCCGTCGCCGCGCGCCGGTTCGGCGTACCGGCGCAGGGGCGGGAGTGGCAGGCGGAGTAA
- a CDS encoding non-ribosomal peptide synthetase encodes MSTTDAREELLRRRLAGALGGRRSTIAPADRSKPLPLSFGQQQMWFLNRLDTGSPEYLLPAALRMRGPLDLDALRRSWGELLARHEILRTRYELRAGEPVQLVDSASDQGRGNELRVVELGDGPSREAALGEVLREQTSTGFDLETQWPARATLVRVAADDHLLIVVLHHIAGDAWSTELLSAELSELYGAHSAGVTPSLEELPLQYADFAAWQRDQDLAAELEWWREQLAGIRPVELPADRPRSAVRSNAGADLPFVLPDGLADQVRILAGKFGTTPFVVMLTAYQLMLTRYTGEQDVAVGTVVSGRTRPELQRLIGYGINSLVIRTRWTGDPTFADLVRQTHARVLDAHDHQTVPFAKLVDELQPERDMSRSPLFQVAFVVRQAQPDAFALGELVAEPVPTGFTVAKFDLNLKLTETPDGALDGVLTYATALFDESTARRLSAHFVRLLAEGVAEPDRPQSALEMFGPAELAELTDVFATGEELEVTAPVHEQVARRTPNALAIVDGANRLTYGELNARANRLARFLVDEGVGPESRVAVAIPRSADLVVAVLAVLKAGAAYVPVDPEYPAERNAYILEDSDPELILVSGSATQGLPATSAPAVAVDYPARFASYPDTEPGITAEPGNPAYLIYTSGSTGRPKGVVVEHRQLSGYLAWCAAEYDGLAGSSLLHSSVSFDLTVNALWGPLVLGGHVVIGALDGSQPAPEVAPTFVKVTPSHLPFLVELPDEFSPTGVLMTGGEALTGDSVDAWRAKHPGVTVINEYGPTETTVGCTALRIEPDDALPSGGLPIGKPMPNSSIFVLDAFLRPTPVGVVGELYVAGDCVTRGYLNRPDLTAAKYVACPWLPGERMYRTGDLAAWDVDGTLTCPSRVDNQVKIHGYRIELGEIESTLLRHPAVGQAIVVARDTAHGDKRLVAYVVTAGELDQAALRAQLQEWLPEYMVPSAIVGLDAIPLTDNGKTDLRALPEPGIAPVDADHTVTARTTTEEQLAEVWAKVLGRTEIDVHTSFFELGGDSLSAVAVVGALRETGVDVAVWDVFEYRTVAALAEKLTGREVREETFVAPFGLISADDRDALPAGVTDAYPLSQAQTGMVAEMLAGADEAHYHNTTSHRILDDQPFDLTAMQAAAALLVERHQNLRTSIDLGTYSRPLQLVHSSAVLPVGVTALGDADLDQALRAYRAAERSRPFDLSSPALLRFHVHTTNQTDSWWLTSTECHAVSEGWSYHSLLMELVTTYRAIRAGQRPAGHEAPKVRYADFIAGELESLASAEDKAYWLDIATGYPAGELPAGWGEDGEPHALYAGARAIDLEDGLRALAAAADASLKSVMLAAHVKVMSLLSAETAFTTGLVCDARPEAAGADKVHGMYLNTLPFAVERGARTWRELVEQTFARELELWPHRRYPMPQIQRDAGRRLINIFFNYQDFRQLDDDLIDPYAGETYESLDDLPVVASRRTSLQNESITEVPLTVSSRGGYVILTADSRVISKDNAERLAGIYRSVLEAMAADPDGDAQLSHLPAGELDLVLRQFAEGPVRAGSPALLPDLIAESVVRAPDRTAVLAEGIELTYAGLDQRANRLARLLIAKGVGPESRVAVALPRSVELIVALLAVVKAGGAYVPIDPENPVDRVGFVLTDSDPVLLLTTADLLDRLPVGEVPLLVLNAETAADQAGEPVTDADRSAPLRRENAIYTIYTSGSTGRPKGAVLEHRQVANYLAWCADHCEGLATSSLLHSSASFDLTVNALWGPLTLGGTVILGALDGTEEQPLTKPGFVKVTPSHLTMLTELSPDWSPSLQLMTGGEPLLGEVAQAWRSAHPEVALINEYGPTETTVAVTALTYRPGDPLPDGPVTIGRPMTNLRIYVLDGNLQPAPIGVVGELYVAGPQVARGYHSRPDLSASSFVACPWGPPGERMYRTGDLAAWNPDGTLTCPGRADDQVKIHGYRIELGEVETTILRYHAVGHATVIAREDRPGDRKLVAYVVPSAPLDLDELRDAVAGWLPEYMVPSAFVELTALPLTASGKLDRAALPAPDYTAVETEYVVPRTAVEQQIAAVWRKALAVDRVGAFDSFFDLGGDSISAVSVVGGLRRAGLDAGVKDVFELRTVAALAERLTGRPVAAAETSVQPFALISSGDRALLPAGVADAYPLSEAQTGMMVELLSTEVPRSYHNVVSTRLTDEKPLSVEALRQALALLIERHEVLRTGVDLETYSVPMQLVHAAAEVPLTVVDLTGLPPAIQRQALAGFQTEEQATHFDHRTPPLLRFAVHQLDEHSWQATVTQNHVILEGWSHHALVMELLDYYGRFRDGLPQEPWEQPPVRFADAIAGELAALQSAEDRAYWAEVAALPKFTIPAGWNGDAAGERTAYRVEVPYADLEPRLRVVATESQASLKSVLFAAHLAVLSSLTDHQEFHSGLTSHIRPAVEGAERVYGMHLNMLPVPMRRTPGSWRELVTQTFAAEGDLWPHRFFPMPVIQRELSQERRLLDVFFSFQDYSSLTARGDGFGVEGLDDSVASGTTEFPLSVATGPGYLVVRSNTRALDRTAADRLASMYRTALEAIVANPESRWDTCELLPADERPGLSQAPAEPAERTFEPPRTETERILAKIWAKLLDLPRVGRHDRFFELGGYSMLLVKTVSKAKAKGLPLSLFMYYDSDRLDHLALAVDAALAAERGDGPAAWYGPGADLLPEAMDELAVPGAVVALLEHGELTEIRALGRVSADTAEPVTADTLFTVASVSKLVTAVGALKLVDDGQLDLDEDIHRYLTSWEVPGRPRVTLRQLLGHRSGFTVSPGGGVAPGQQVPTLLDLLHGRGAATNEPIRCDRPPGEAFVKAGANFVVLQQLIEDVTGRPFATAARRLVLDPLGMTASSYDPAFPITAGKPVALGHLADGPLEGGWRIRADAASGGLWTTAGDLATLTLEIRRSYLGRPRALLSQPVARQMLTPSGDGSFGLGATAEQNGDDVQFGHGGEPRGYYAGTICRVTSGHGFVLLANATAGKNLAQGLAGRLASA; translated from the coding sequence GTGTCCACCACTGACGCCCGGGAAGAACTGCTGCGCCGCCGGCTGGCGGGGGCACTGGGAGGCCGCCGATCGACGATCGCCCCGGCGGACCGGAGCAAGCCGCTGCCGCTGTCGTTCGGCCAGCAACAGATGTGGTTCCTGAACCGGCTGGACACCGGCAGCCCGGAGTACCTGCTGCCTGCCGCGCTGCGGATGCGCGGTCCGCTCGATCTCGACGCGCTCCGCCGGTCGTGGGGTGAACTGCTGGCCCGGCACGAGATCCTCCGCACCCGGTACGAACTCCGTGCCGGTGAGCCGGTCCAGCTGGTCGACTCCGCGAGCGATCAGGGCCGGGGCAACGAACTGCGGGTGGTCGAGCTCGGCGACGGACCGTCACGCGAGGCGGCGCTCGGCGAGGTACTGCGGGAGCAGACCAGCACCGGCTTCGACCTGGAGACGCAGTGGCCTGCCCGGGCGACGCTGGTGCGCGTGGCGGCCGACGATCACCTGCTGATCGTCGTACTGCATCACATCGCCGGTGACGCGTGGTCGACCGAGTTGCTGTCCGCCGAGCTGAGTGAGCTGTACGGCGCGCACTCGGCCGGGGTCACCCCGTCGCTGGAAGAGCTCCCCCTGCAGTACGCCGACTTCGCCGCCTGGCAGCGCGATCAGGACCTGGCGGCGGAGCTGGAGTGGTGGCGCGAGCAGCTGGCCGGAATCCGTCCGGTCGAACTGCCGGCCGATCGGCCCCGGTCCGCCGTCCGGAGCAACGCCGGCGCGGATCTGCCCTTCGTCCTGCCGGACGGTCTCGCCGACCAGGTCCGCATCCTGGCCGGCAAGTTCGGTACGACGCCGTTCGTGGTGATGCTGACGGCGTACCAGCTGATGCTGACGAGGTACACGGGTGAGCAGGACGTTGCCGTCGGCACCGTTGTGTCCGGCCGGACCCGGCCGGAGCTGCAGCGGTTGATCGGCTACGGCATCAACAGCCTGGTGATCCGGACCCGCTGGACCGGTGACCCCACTTTCGCCGACCTCGTGCGGCAGACCCATGCCCGGGTACTGGACGCGCACGACCACCAGACGGTGCCGTTCGCCAAGCTGGTCGACGAACTGCAGCCGGAGCGGGACATGTCGCGCTCGCCGCTGTTCCAGGTGGCCTTCGTCGTGCGGCAGGCCCAGCCGGACGCGTTCGCGTTGGGCGAGCTGGTCGCCGAGCCGGTACCGACCGGCTTCACCGTGGCCAAGTTCGACCTGAACCTGAAGCTGACCGAGACGCCGGACGGTGCTCTGGACGGCGTCCTGACCTACGCGACGGCGCTCTTCGACGAGTCCACCGCGCGCCGGCTGTCGGCGCACTTCGTCCGGCTGCTGGCCGAAGGCGTCGCCGAGCCCGATCGGCCACAGTCGGCCCTGGAGATGTTCGGCCCGGCCGAGCTGGCCGAACTCACCGACGTCTTCGCCACCGGTGAGGAACTGGAGGTCACCGCGCCGGTGCACGAGCAGGTCGCTCGCCGGACCCCGAACGCGCTCGCGATCGTGGACGGTGCGAACCGGCTGACCTACGGCGAGCTGAACGCGCGGGCCAACCGGCTGGCCAGGTTCCTCGTGGACGAGGGTGTCGGGCCGGAGTCGCGGGTGGCCGTCGCGATTCCCCGTTCGGCCGACCTGGTGGTCGCCGTGCTGGCGGTGCTGAAGGCCGGTGCGGCGTACGTGCCGGTCGATCCGGAGTACCCGGCGGAGCGGAACGCCTACATTCTCGAGGACTCCGACCCGGAGCTGATCCTGGTCTCCGGTTCGGCGACCCAGGGGCTGCCGGCAACGAGTGCGCCGGCCGTGGCGGTCGACTACCCGGCCAGGTTCGCGAGCTACCCGGACACCGAACCGGGGATCACGGCCGAACCCGGCAATCCGGCGTACCTGATCTACACCTCGGGGTCGACGGGCCGGCCGAAGGGCGTCGTGGTCGAGCACCGGCAGCTGTCCGGATACCTGGCCTGGTGCGCCGCTGAGTACGACGGACTGGCCGGCTCGTCGCTGCTGCACTCCTCCGTGTCGTTCGACCTGACGGTCAACGCGCTGTGGGGTCCACTGGTCCTCGGCGGTCACGTGGTGATCGGCGCGCTCGACGGCAGCCAGCCAGCGCCGGAGGTGGCGCCGACGTTCGTCAAGGTGACCCCGAGCCATCTGCCCTTCCTGGTCGAGCTGCCGGACGAGTTCTCGCCGACCGGCGTACTGATGACCGGTGGCGAGGCACTGACCGGTGACTCGGTCGATGCGTGGCGGGCCAAGCACCCGGGCGTCACGGTGATCAACGAGTACGGCCCGACGGAGACCACGGTCGGCTGTACGGCGCTGCGGATCGAGCCGGACGACGCGCTGCCTTCGGGCGGTCTGCCGATCGGCAAGCCGATGCCGAACTCCAGCATCTTCGTACTGGACGCGTTCCTGCGTCCCACGCCCGTCGGTGTGGTCGGCGAGCTCTACGTCGCCGGCGACTGCGTCACCCGGGGTTACCTGAACCGGCCGGACCTGACCGCGGCGAAGTACGTCGCCTGTCCGTGGCTGCCGGGGGAGCGGATGTACCGGACCGGCGACCTCGCCGCCTGGGACGTGGACGGCACGCTGACCTGCCCGAGCCGGGTAGACAACCAGGTGAAGATCCACGGGTACCGGATCGAGCTCGGCGAGATCGAGAGCACGCTGCTGCGCCACCCCGCGGTCGGTCAGGCGATCGTCGTCGCGCGCGACACCGCCCACGGCGACAAGCGGCTGGTCGCGTACGTCGTCACGGCCGGCGAACTCGACCAGGCCGCACTGCGCGCCCAGCTGCAGGAGTGGCTGCCGGAGTACATGGTGCCGTCGGCGATCGTCGGCCTGGACGCGATTCCGCTGACCGACAACGGCAAGACCGACCTGCGGGCACTGCCCGAACCAGGGATCGCGCCGGTGGACGCCGACCACACCGTGACGGCACGCACCACCACCGAGGAGCAGCTGGCCGAGGTCTGGGCGAAGGTGCTCGGGCGGACCGAGATCGACGTCCACACAAGCTTCTTCGAGCTCGGCGGCGACTCGCTGAGCGCGGTGGCCGTGGTCGGCGCGCTGCGCGAAACCGGCGTGGACGTGGCGGTGTGGGACGTCTTCGAGTACCGCACGGTGGCCGCGCTGGCGGAGAAGCTGACCGGCCGCGAGGTGCGGGAAGAGACGTTCGTCGCGCCTTTCGGGCTGATCTCCGCCGACGACCGCGACGCACTGCCGGCCGGTGTCACCGACGCCTATCCGTTGTCGCAGGCGCAGACCGGCATGGTGGCAGAGATGCTGGCCGGCGCGGACGAGGCGCACTACCACAACACGACCTCGCACCGGATCCTCGACGATCAGCCGTTCGACCTGACAGCCATGCAGGCCGCCGCCGCGCTACTGGTCGAACGGCACCAGAACCTGCGCACCTCGATCGACCTGGGCACCTACTCACGCCCGCTCCAACTGGTGCACTCGTCCGCCGTGCTGCCGGTCGGCGTCACCGCGCTCGGTGACGCCGATCTCGACCAGGCACTGCGCGCCTACCGCGCGGCCGAGCGGTCGCGGCCGTTCGACCTGTCGTCACCCGCGCTGCTGCGTTTCCACGTGCACACGACGAATCAGACCGACTCCTGGTGGCTCACCAGCACCGAATGCCATGCCGTGTCGGAGGGCTGGAGCTATCACTCGTTGCTGATGGAACTGGTGACCACCTACCGCGCGATCCGGGCCGGTCAGCGGCCGGCGGGCCACGAGGCTCCGAAGGTCCGGTACGCCGACTTCATCGCCGGCGAGCTCGAATCGCTGGCCTCGGCTGAGGACAAGGCCTACTGGCTGGACATCGCCACCGGGTATCCCGCCGGTGAACTGCCGGCCGGCTGGGGCGAGGACGGCGAACCCCACGCGCTGTACGCCGGTGCGCGGGCGATCGACCTCGAGGACGGGCTGCGGGCCCTCGCTGCCGCGGCCGACGCCTCGCTCAAGTCCGTGATGCTGGCGGCCCACGTCAAGGTGATGAGCCTGCTGAGCGCGGAGACGGCCTTCACCACCGGCCTGGTCTGCGACGCCCGGCCGGAGGCGGCCGGCGCCGACAAGGTGCACGGCATGTACCTCAACACGCTGCCGTTCGCGGTCGAGCGGGGCGCGCGAACCTGGCGCGAACTGGTCGAGCAGACCTTCGCCCGCGAGCTGGAGCTGTGGCCGCACCGGCGCTACCCGATGCCGCAGATCCAGCGGGACGCGGGCCGCCGGCTGATCAACATCTTCTTCAACTACCAGGACTTCCGGCAGCTCGACGACGACCTGATCGACCCGTACGCCGGGGAGACCTACGAGTCGCTCGACGACCTGCCGGTGGTGGCGTCCCGGCGTACCAGCCTGCAGAACGAGAGCATCACCGAAGTACCGCTGACGGTGTCGTCCCGCGGTGGCTACGTGATCCTGACGGCCGACTCCCGGGTGATCAGCAAGGACAACGCCGAGCGGCTGGCCGGAATCTACCGTTCGGTGCTGGAGGCGATGGCGGCCGACCCCGACGGCGATGCCCAGCTGTCGCACCTGCCGGCCGGCGAGCTGGACCTGGTGCTGCGGCAGTTCGCCGAGGGACCGGTACGGGCCGGATCGCCGGCGCTGCTGCCGGACCTGATCGCCGAGTCGGTGGTCAGGGCGCCGGACAGGACCGCAGTACTTGCCGAAGGCATCGAGCTGACGTACGCCGGACTGGACCAGCGGGCGAACCGCCTGGCCAGGCTGCTGATCGCCAAGGGGGTCGGCCCCGAGTCGCGGGTCGCCGTCGCGCTGCCACGCTCGGTCGAGCTGATCGTCGCGCTGCTCGCGGTGGTGAAGGCGGGCGGTGCGTACGTACCGATCGACCCCGAGAACCCGGTCGATCGCGTCGGCTTCGTGCTCACCGACTCGGATCCGGTGCTGTTGCTGACCACCGCCGACCTGCTGGACCGGTTGCCGGTGGGGGAGGTGCCCCTGCTGGTCCTGAACGCCGAGACGGCGGCCGATCAGGCGGGCGAGCCGGTGACCGACGCGGACCGCTCGGCGCCGCTGCGCCGGGAGAACGCGATCTACACCATCTACACCTCGGGCTCGACCGGCCGGCCGAAGGGCGCGGTACTGGAGCACCGTCAGGTGGCCAACTATCTGGCCTGGTGCGCCGACCACTGTGAGGGGCTGGCGACGTCCTCGTTGCTGCACTCGTCGGCGTCCTTCGACCTGACCGTGAACGCTCTCTGGGGCCCGCTGACGCTGGGTGGCACGGTGATCCTGGGCGCGCTGGACGGGACCGAGGAGCAGCCGTTGACCAAGCCCGGCTTCGTCAAGGTCACGCCGAGCCACCTCACGATGCTGACCGAACTGTCACCGGACTGGTCGCCGTCACTGCAGCTGATGACCGGGGGAGAGCCCCTGCTGGGCGAGGTCGCTCAGGCTTGGCGGTCCGCCCACCCTGAGGTTGCCCTCATCAACGAGTACGGCCCGACCGAGACCACCGTCGCGGTCACCGCGCTCACCTACCGGCCCGGCGACCCGTTGCCGGACGGACCGGTCACGATCGGCCGGCCGATGACGAACCTGCGGATCTACGTGCTGGACGGCAACCTGCAGCCGGCGCCGATCGGCGTCGTCGGTGAGCTGTACGTCGCCGGACCACAGGTTGCCCGCGGCTACCACAGCCGGCCGGACCTGTCGGCGTCGTCCTTCGTCGCCTGCCCGTGGGGGCCGCCCGGCGAGCGGATGTACCGCACCGGAGATCTGGCCGCGTGGAACCCGGACGGCACCCTCACCTGCCCCGGCCGGGCCGACGACCAGGTCAAGATCCACGGCTACCGGATCGAGCTCGGCGAGGTGGAGACCACCATCCTGCGGTACCACGCCGTCGGGCACGCGACCGTGATCGCCAGGGAGGACCGCCCCGGCGACCGCAAACTGGTCGCGTACGTCGTCCCCTCCGCCCCGCTCGACCTGGACGAGCTCCGCGACGCGGTGGCCGGATGGCTGCCGGAGTACATGGTTCCCTCGGCCTTCGTCGAGCTGACTGCCCTGCCGTTGACAGCCAGTGGCAAGCTCGATCGCGCGGCACTGCCGGCCCCGGACTACACAGCCGTCGAAACCGAGTACGTCGTACCGCGGACCGCTGTGGAGCAGCAGATCGCCGCGGTCTGGCGCAAGGCGCTGGCGGTCGACCGGGTCGGTGCCTTCGACAGCTTCTTCGACCTCGGTGGTGACTCGATCAGCGCCGTCTCCGTGGTCGGTGGACTGCGCCGGGCCGGTCTCGACGCGGGCGTGAAGGACGTCTTCGAACTGCGCACGGTGGCCGCGCTGGCGGAGCGGCTGACCGGCCGTCCGGTCGCCGCTGCGGAGACCTCGGTGCAGCCGTTCGCCCTGATCAGCTCCGGGGACCGGGCGTTGCTGCCGGCCGGCGTAGCCGACGCGTACCCGCTGTCCGAGGCACAGACCGGGATGATGGTCGAGTTGCTCTCGACGGAGGTCCCGCGGAGTTACCACAACGTCGTCTCGACCCGCCTGACCGACGAGAAGCCCTTGTCCGTCGAGGCTCTGCGGCAGGCGCTCGCGCTGCTGATCGAGCGTCACGAAGTACTGCGGACCGGGGTCGACCTGGAAACCTACTCGGTCCCGATGCAGCTGGTGCACGCCGCCGCGGAGGTGCCGCTGACGGTGGTCGACCTGACCGGGCTGCCGCCGGCGATCCAGCGGCAGGCGCTGGCCGGCTTCCAGACCGAGGAGCAGGCGACCCACTTCGATCACCGTACGCCGCCGCTGCTGCGCTTCGCCGTACACCAGCTCGACGAGCACAGCTGGCAGGCCACGGTGACCCAGAACCACGTGATCCTGGAAGGCTGGAGCCACCACGCCCTGGTGATGGAACTGCTCGACTACTACGGCCGGTTCCGTGACGGCTTGCCACAAGAGCCGTGGGAGCAGCCGCCGGTCCGCTTCGCCGACGCCATCGCCGGTGAACTGGCGGCGCTGCAGTCCGCGGAGGACCGCGCGTACTGGGCGGAGGTCGCCGCTCTGCCGAAGTTCACCATCCCGGCCGGCTGGAATGGTGACGCCGCGGGCGAGCGGACGGCGTACCGGGTGGAGGTGCCGTACGCCGACCTGGAGCCGAGGCTGCGGGTAGTTGCCACGGAGTCGCAGGCCTCGCTGAAGAGCGTCCTCTTCGCCGCGCATCTGGCGGTCCTCAGTTCGCTGACCGACCATCAAGAATTCCACAGCGGGCTGACCAGTCACATCCGCCCGGCCGTCGAGGGCGCGGAGCGCGTCTACGGCATGCACCTGAACATGCTGCCGGTGCCGATGCGGCGTACGCCGGGCAGCTGGCGTGAACTGGTCACGCAAACCTTCGCCGCCGAGGGAGACCTCTGGCCGCACCGGTTCTTCCCGATGCCGGTGATCCAGCGGGAGCTGAGTCAGGAACGGCGTCTGCTCGACGTCTTCTTCAGCTTCCAGGACTACAGCTCACTGACTGCCCGCGGCGACGGGTTCGGAGTCGAAGGCCTGGACGACAGTGTCGCCAGCGGAACCACGGAGTTCCCGCTGTCGGTGGCGACCGGCCCTGGCTACCTGGTCGTGCGCTCCAACACCCGGGCACTCGACCGGACGGCGGCCGACCGGCTGGCGTCGATGTACCGCACGGCGCTCGAGGCGATCGTGGCAAACCCGGAGTCCCGGTGGGACACCTGCGAACTGCTGCCTGCCGACGAACGCCCCGGCCTGAGCCAGGCACCGGCCGAGCCGGCCGAGCGCACGTTCGAACCGCCGCGGACCGAGACCGAGCGGATCCTGGCCAAGATCTGGGCGAAGCTGCTCGACCTGCCGCGGGTCGGCCGCCACGACCGGTTCTTCGAGCTCGGCGGCTACTCCATGCTGCTGGTGAAGACGGTCTCGAAGGCGAAGGCGAAGGGCCTGCCGCTGTCGCTGTTCATGTACTACGACAGCGACCGCCTCGACCACCTCGCCCTTGCGGTGGACGCCGCCCTCGCCGCCGAGCGTGGCGACGGACCGGCCGCCTGGTACGGTCCAGGCGCCGATCTGTTGCCAGAGGCAATGGATGAGCTGGCAGTGCCAGGAGCCGTCGTGGCACTGCTGGAGCACGGCGAGCTGACCGAGATCCGGGCCCTCGGCAGGGTTTCCGCGGACACCGCCGAGCCGGTGACGGCCGACACGCTCTTCACGGTTGCCTCGGTGAGCAAGCTGGTCACCGCGGTCGGCGCGCTGAAGCTGGTCGACGACGGACAGCTCGATCTGGACGAGGACATCCACCGGTACCTGACCAGCTGGGAGGTTCCCGGCCGGCCGCGGGTCACGCTGCGGCAACTGCTGGGCCATCGATCCGGCTTCACGGTCTCACCCGGCGGCGGTGTCGCGCCTGGACAGCAGGTGCCCACGCTCCTCGATCTGCTGCACGGGCGGGGAGCCGCCACGAACGAACCGATCCGTTGCGATCGCCCACCGGGTGAGGCGTTCGTGAAGGCCGGAGCGAACTTCGTCGTCCTGCAGCAGCTGATCGAGGACGTCACCGGCAGGCCGTTCGCCACCGCTGCCCGGCGGCTGGTGCTCGACCCGCTGGGCATGACCGCCTCCAGCTACGACCCCGCCTTCCCGATCACCGCGGGCAAACCCGTTGCCCTCGGCCACCTCGCCGACGGGCCGCTCGAAGGAGGCTGGCGGATCCGGGCCGACGCGGCGTCGGGCGGGCTGTGGACCACGGCAGGAGATCTCGCCACGCTCACTCTCGAGATCCGCCGCTCGTACCTGGGCCGGCCGCGGGCGCTGCTGTCCCAGCCGGTCGCGCGGCAGATGCTGACGCCCTCCGGCGACGGCTCGTTCGGTCTCGGCGCGACCGCCGAACAGAACGGCGACGACGTCCAGTTCGGCCATGGGGGCGAACCCCGCGGGTACTACGCCGGAACCATCTGCCGGGTCACCTCCGGCCACGGCTTCGTCCTGCTGGCGAACGCCACCGCAGGCAAGAACCTCGCCCAGGGGCTGGCCGGCCGCCTGGCTTCCGCTTAG
- a CDS encoding ornithine carbamoyltransferase, translating into MTARHLISTDDLTDEELRYVVDRGDEFSSGRAVLDRPLAGQLAGIYFRKTSTRTRTAFSAGALKLGAQIIAYGPDDLQLNTGETTEDTGRVFSRMLDVLVARTSGDPAELRGWAAQDRMSVVNAMSALEHPTQAVTDLVTLQRRFGKIEQLRVLYVGEGNNSAASIALAITRYPGVHLELRTPAGYGLDPDVAARAAAHAERCGSTLVERHDMADLPPNLDAIYTTRWQTTGTAKPDPNWRDVFAPFQVTAALWQDHPRAVFLHDLPAHRGEEVTGEVLDGPASIAFDQAENKLHGAMAVLDWCRRGITS; encoded by the coding sequence ATGACCGCTCGACACCTGATCTCGACCGACGACCTGACCGACGAGGAACTGCGCTACGTCGTCGACCGCGGCGACGAGTTCTCGTCCGGCCGGGCGGTGCTCGACCGGCCGCTGGCCGGCCAGCTCGCCGGCATCTACTTCCGCAAGACCTCGACCCGGACCCGGACCGCGTTCTCGGCGGGCGCGCTGAAGCTCGGCGCCCAGATCATCGCCTACGGGCCCGACGACCTGCAGCTGAACACCGGCGAGACCACCGAGGACACCGGCCGGGTGTTCTCCCGGATGCTCGACGTCCTGGTCGCCCGGACCTCCGGCGACCCGGCCGAGCTGCGCGGCTGGGCCGCGCAGGACCGGATGTCGGTGGTCAACGCGATGAGCGCGCTGGAGCATCCGACCCAGGCGGTCACCGACCTGGTCACGCTGCAACGCCGGTTCGGCAAGATCGAACAACTCCGGGTGCTGTACGTCGGGGAGGGCAACAACTCGGCCGCGTCGATCGCACTGGCCATCACCCGCTACCCGGGGGTGCACCTGGAGCTGCGCACCCCGGCCGGGTACGGGCTCGACCCCGACGTTGCCGCGCGGGCGGCGGCGCATGCGGAACGCTGCGGTTCGACGCTGGTCGAGCGGCACGACATGGCCGACCTGCCGCCGAACCTCGACGCGATCTACACCACCCGCTGGCAGACCACCGGAACCGCCAAGCCGGACCCGAACTGGCGCGACGTCTTCGCGCCGTTCCAGGTGACGGCGGCGTTGTGGCAGGACCACCCGCGGGCCGTCTTCCTGCACGACCTGCCGGCGCACCGCGGCGAAGAGGTCACCGGCGAGGTACTGGACGGCCCGGCCAGCATCGCCTTCGACCAGGCGGAGAACAAACTGCACGGCGCGATGGCCGTACTGGACTGGTGCCGTCGTGGGATCACGAGTTGA